Proteins co-encoded in one Drosophila gunungcola strain Sukarami chromosome X unlocalized genomic scaffold, Dgunungcola_SK_2 000032F, whole genome shotgun sequence genomic window:
- the LOC128260540 gene encoding AH receptor-interacting protein has translation MQARSKSEMKPIRKEILNPGNAYIELTPGTRVKFHFQTRRSGDSRIIDDSRRMEKPMELVLGKKFKLEVWELIVQQMSLNEVAKFTVHKSLCAQYPFISKTLRDIGKKAEERRHCCGMTLQNEGIGYSDLDELLQHPAELEFIIELISIELPEQYEKERWQMSDDEKMLATSTLRERGNNFYKASRYAEAETCYREAVGIVEQLMLKEKPHDEEWQELAAIKTPLLLNYAQCRLIAGDFYAVIEHCNEVLNLDPRNVKALFRRAKAHAGAWNPTQARRDFLDALALDGSLKTTVSKELKAIEDQQQARNVQDRIHMQKLF, from the exons ATGCAGGCTCGCAGCAAGTCCGAGATGAAGCCCATACGTAAGGAGATCCTCAACCCGGGCAACGCCTACATCGAGCTTACCCCGGGCACCAGG GTGAAGTTCCACTTCCAGACGCGCAGATCCGGCGACAGCCGCATCATCGACGACAGCCGCAGGATGGAGAAGCCCATGGAGCTTGTGCTGGGCAAGAAGTTCAAGCTGGAGGTCTGGGAGCTGATTGTGCAGCAGATGTCGCTCAACGAGGTGGCCAAGTTCACGGTGCACAAGTCG CTCTGCGCCCAGTATCCATTTATATCGAAGACACTGCGCGACATTGGCAAGAAAGCGGAGGAGCGACGCCACTGCTGCGGCATGACGCTGCAGAACGAGGGCATCGGGTACAGCGACCTGGACGAACTGCTGCAGCATCCCGCCGAGCTGGAGTTCATCATCGAGCTGATCTCCATCGAGCTGCCCGAGCAGTACGAGAAGGAGCGCTGGCAGATGTCCGACGACGAGAAGATGCTGGCCACCAGCACGCTGCGGGAGCGGGGCAACAACTTCTACAAGGCCAGTCGGTACGCGGAGGCGGAGACCTGCTATCGCGAGGCCGTGGGCATTGTGGAGCAGCTGATGCTGAAGGAGAAGCCCCACGACGAGGAGTGGCAGGAGCTGGCGGCCATCAAGACGCCCCTGCTGCTAAACTACGCGCAGTGCCGGCTGATCGCCGGCGACTTCTATGCCGTGATCGAGCACTGCAACGAGGTGCTCAACCTGGATCCGCGCAATGTGAAGGCCTTGTTCCGGCGGGCCAAGGCTCATGCCGGCGCCTGGAATCCGACGCAGGCGCGGCGCGACTTTCTCGACGCTTTGGCCCTTGATGGCAGCCTGAAGACGACCGTGTCCAAGGAACTGAAGGCCATTGAGGATCAGCAGCAGGCACGTAACGTCCAGGATCGCATCCACATGCAGAAGCTGTTCTAG
- the LOC128260497 gene encoding keratin, type I cytoskeletal 9 isoform X2, which produces MSTESNTPVDPRVQVELEKLNTATDNINRYEVELDESKCEFKRLLAESVVRIKAAAHKLGNSIDAAKPYYESRIYAAQLAKETQVAAASHEKAKSIHAAAKEMVYLAEQGLGEKSTLDTACQEMLSHAAGKVNQSQLEVTDTRNALKMCQLKLEVANNRVGKLQGQLKQALRASRPYYETRANYNGLLKAQKTRVNELEAKVSAAKLTYNEALKNLEQISEDIHRQRQQRNNLLNYEAMLRQVDAVDTLTAGLERSSTLHSGSPVDEDAAQQERKQEEDEEEEEEYLRMPERLGHECPHLLTDFEAVLTFPQKLAGGMHKSASTSAADGEAGLGPLGLHAPYEVKSSGSGSLASGSASVSTSAGTGTGAGGGGGGGAPADNDIEQWTEIRLSHSDSTSSSYSNQSLLDQHGLESSGGQGLGLGMGRNHLDADAQSQHSTSSSDEPKRKVTCTTIFQDDSSASSGAGGGQQMSRKQSLSQWLSRSNSFKGSGRRQSLDLLIDAGDKVKDVFSYGFQKVGRSLERRNSESEMGGDSGAEGEALLSGNADAYQAVSSSSGGGGGSSSGCSGSGSGSGGGGGAGDFFLFSRSSEPKELLSDEQVENLLLNHTVDENGAIIVEELKSPTTTSMFHTHQQQQQQQQQQQQQKQQHHQALNVVGALLF; this is translated from the exons ATGTCAACGGAAAGCAACACGCCCGTGGATCCGAGGGTGCAG GTCGAGCTGGAGAAGCTGAACACCGCCACCGACAACATCAACCGCTACGAGGTGGAACTCGAT GAGTCCAAGTGCGAGTTCAAGCGCTTGCTGGCGGAGAGCGTGGTGCGGATCAAGGCGGCCGCCCACAAGCTGGGCAACTCGATCGATGCCGCCAAGCCCTACTACGAGTCGCGCATCTATGCCGCCCAGCTGGCCAAGGAAACCCAAGTGGCGGCGGCCAGCCACGAGAAGGCCAAGTCCATACACGCCGCCGCCAAGGAGATGGTCTACCTGGCCGAGCAGGGACTCGGCGAGAAGTCCACGCTGGACACCGCCTGCCAGGAGATGCTCAGCCACGCCGCCGGCAAGGTCAACCAGTCCCAGCTGGAGGTCACCGACACCCGCAACGCCCTCAAGATGTGCCAGCTGAAGCTGGAGGTGGCCAACAACCGGGTCGGCAAGCTGCAGGGACAGCTCAAGCAGGCGCTGAGGGCCTCCAG GCCGTACTACGAGACGCGAGCGAACTACAATGGACTACTAAAGGCCCAAAAGACGCGCGTCAACGAGCTGGAAGCGAAGGTCAGTGCGGCCAAGCTCACGTACAACGAGGCGCTCAAGAATCTGGAGCAGATATCCGAGGACATCCatcggcagcggcagcagcgcAACAACCTGCTCAACTACGAGGCCATGCTGCGCCAGGTGGACGCGGTGGACACCTTGACGGCGGGTCTGGAACGGAGCTCTACGCTGCATTCGGGCTCCCCCGTGGACGAGGATGCGGCGCAGCAGGAACGGAAGCAGGaagaggacgaggaggaggaggaggagtacCTGCGCATGCCGGAGCGCCTGGGCCACGAGTGCCCCCATCTGCTGACGGACTTCGAGGCGGTGTTGACCTTCCCGCAGAAGTTGGCCGGCGGCATGCACAAGTCGGCCAGCACCAGTGCGGCGGATGGGGAGGCGGGCCTGGGACCGCTGGGCCTGCACGCCCCCTACGAGGTGAAGTCCTCGGGCAGCGGCTCCCTGGCCTCGGGCTCCGCCTCTGTGTCCACCTCGGCCGGCACCGGTACCGGCgctggtggcggtggcggtggcggtgctCCGGCGGACAACGACATCGAGCAGTGGACGGAGATCCGGCTGTCGCACTCGGACAGCACCAGCTCCAGCTACTCCAATCAGTCGCTGCTGGACCAGCACGGTCTGGAGAGCTCCGGTGGGCAGGGACTGGGCCTGGGAATGGGCCGGAACCATTTGGACGCGGACGCCCAGTCGCAGCACTCCACTTCGTCCTCCGACGAGCCAAAGCGCAAGGTCACCTGCACGACGATATTCCAGGACGACAGCAGTGCGTCGAGCGGAGCCGGCGGTGGCCAGCAGATGAGCCGCAAGCAGAGTCTCAGCCAGTGGCTGTCGCGCTCCAACAGCTTCAAGGGCAGCGGCCGGCGGCAGAGCCTGGACCTGCTGATCGATGCCGGGGACAAGGTGAAGGATGTGTTCAGCTACGGGTTCCAGAAGGTGGGTCGCAGCCTGGAGCGGCGCAACAGCGAATCGGAGATGGGCGGCGACAGTGGAGCCGAGGGTGAGGCGCTACTCAGTGGCAACGCGGACGCATACCAGGCGGTATCCAGCAGcagcggtggcggcggcggatCCTCCAGCGGATGCAGTGGCTCCGGTTCCGGCtctggcggcggtggcggtgcCGGTGACTTTTTCCTCTTCAGCAG ATCTTCAGAGCCAAAAGAGTTACTGTCCGATGAGCAGGTTGAGAATTTACTATTAAATCATACGGTGGACGAGAACGGTGCCATTATAGTGGAAGAACTTAAATCGCCAACAACCACAAGCATGTTCCACacacaccaacaacaacagcagcagcaacaacaacaacaacaacaaaagcaacaacaccaTCAGGCTCTTAATGTGGTAGGAGCCTTGCTGTTTTGA
- the LOC128260543 gene encoding BLOC-1-related complex subunit 5 — protein MGAEHSQQRAEADGHEIFDGHGRQALERGSSLADGSSSSMMLAATVAANKRRGVAHRGGGGGLGGGGVGVPGAGVPGAPGPASIVIASKQIIAEAASPGGSELSRPPSPPLSVCSDLPYVSYTDRPIGDSPKIRSKPAHMLHQSSASRAAARKSHPGGFTSAVKPKRPQSTASSHNIVIVRPGASDAGEDVDLDLARLRNIPQFLPVLRESITSATYTRDAEILERLNSQHLVNICARMQTHLNLCASYVASEQNHLVERTKVVSNSITTLFAGFVDMQKTYASYAEQFAKIRSVSHQLSRCNSLLHENIASLEAINNFLDDEDRLEPFVWRTDDNKLRGEAEGATGGNSSRLWRL, from the coding sequence ATGGGCGCCGAGCATTCGCAGCAGCGGGCGGAGGCCGATGGCCATGAGATCTTCGATGGGCATGGGCGCCAGGCCCTGGAGCGAGGATCGTCCCTGGCCGATggcagctccagctccatgATGCTGGCGGCCACTGTGGCGGCCAACAAGCGACGCGGTGTGGCTCATCGCGGTGGTGGAGGTGGAttaggaggaggaggagttgGTGTCCCAGGAGCAGGTGTCCCAGGAGCACCTGGCCCCGCCAGCATTGTGATAGCCAGCAAGCAGATCATCGCCGAGGCGGCCTCACCCGGCGGCTCTGAGCTGAGCAGGCCGCCCTCGCCGCCGCTGAGCGTGTGCTCCGATCTGCCGTACGTCTCCTACACGGACAGACCCATCGGCGACTCGCCCAAGATCCGCAGCAAGCCGGCGCACATGCTGCACCAGAGCAGCGCCAGTCGGGCGGCGGCCCGGAAGTCGCATCCAGGCGGATTCACCAGTGCGGTGAAGCCAAAGCGGCCGCAATCGACGGCCTCCAGTCACAATATTGTGATCGTGCGTCCCGGGGCCAGCGATGCTGGCGAGGATGTGGACCTGGACTTGGCACGGCTGCGCAACATACCGCAGTTCCTGCCCGTGCTGCGCGAATCGATCACCTCGGCCACGTATACGCGCGACGCCGAGATTCTGGAGCGACTGAACTCGCAGCATCTGGTCAACATTTGCGCCCGCATGCAGACGCACCTCAATCTGTGCGCCAGCTATGTGGCCAGCGAGCAGAACCACTTGGTGGAGCGCACCAAGGTGGTGAGCAACTCGATCACCACGCTGTTCGCCGGTTTCGTGGACATGCAGAAGACGTACGCCTCGTATGCCGAGCAGTTTGCCAAGATCCGGAGCGTCTCCCATCAGCTGAGCCGCTGCAACTCGCTGCTGCACGAGAACATTGCCAGCCTGGAGGCGATCAACAACTTCCTGGACGACGAGGACCGCCTGGAGCCCTTCGTCTGGCGCACCGACGACAACAAGCTGCGCGGCGAGGCCGAAGGCGCCACCGGAGGCAACAGCAGCCGGCTGTGGCGGCTCTAG
- the LOC128260497 gene encoding keratin, type I cytoskeletal 9 isoform X1, whose protein sequence is MSTESNTPVDPRVQVELEKLNTATDNINRYEVELDESKCEFKRLLAESVVRIKAAAHKLGNSIDAAKPYYESRIYAAQLAKETQVAAASHEKAKSIHAAAKEMVYLAEQGLGEKSTLDTACQEMLSHAAGKVNQSQLEVTDTRNALKMCQLKLEVANNRVGKLQGQLKQALRASRLQLKRNLLLLRYFSIMHALYCTLCSPYYETRANYNGLLKAQKTRVNELEAKVSAAKLTYNEALKNLEQISEDIHRQRQQRNNLLNYEAMLRQVDAVDTLTAGLERSSTLHSGSPVDEDAAQQERKQEEDEEEEEEYLRMPERLGHECPHLLTDFEAVLTFPQKLAGGMHKSASTSAADGEAGLGPLGLHAPYEVKSSGSGSLASGSASVSTSAGTGTGAGGGGGGGAPADNDIEQWTEIRLSHSDSTSSSYSNQSLLDQHGLESSGGQGLGLGMGRNHLDADAQSQHSTSSSDEPKRKVTCTTIFQDDSSASSGAGGGQQMSRKQSLSQWLSRSNSFKGSGRRQSLDLLIDAGDKVKDVFSYGFQKVGRSLERRNSESEMGGDSGAEGEALLSGNADAYQAVSSSSGGGGGSSSGCSGSGSGSGGGGGAGDFFLFSRSSEPKELLSDEQVENLLLNHTVDENGAIIVEELKSPTTTSMFHTHQQQQQQQQQQQQQKQQHHQALNVVGALLF, encoded by the exons ATGTCAACGGAAAGCAACACGCCCGTGGATCCGAGGGTGCAG GTCGAGCTGGAGAAGCTGAACACCGCCACCGACAACATCAACCGCTACGAGGTGGAACTCGAT GAGTCCAAGTGCGAGTTCAAGCGCTTGCTGGCGGAGAGCGTGGTGCGGATCAAGGCGGCCGCCCACAAGCTGGGCAACTCGATCGATGCCGCCAAGCCCTACTACGAGTCGCGCATCTATGCCGCCCAGCTGGCCAAGGAAACCCAAGTGGCGGCGGCCAGCCACGAGAAGGCCAAGTCCATACACGCCGCCGCCAAGGAGATGGTCTACCTGGCCGAGCAGGGACTCGGCGAGAAGTCCACGCTGGACACCGCCTGCCAGGAGATGCTCAGCCACGCCGCCGGCAAGGTCAACCAGTCCCAGCTGGAGGTCACCGACACCCGCAACGCCCTCAAGATGTGCCAGCTGAAGCTGGAGGTGGCCAACAACCGGGTCGGCAAGCTGCAGGGACAGCTCAAGCAGGCGCTGAGGGCCTCCAG ATTGCAGCTCAAGCGCAATTTACTTTTGTTGAGATATTTTAGCATTATGCACGCTTTGTATTGTACCCTCTGTTC GCCGTACTACGAGACGCGAGCGAACTACAATGGACTACTAAAGGCCCAAAAGACGCGCGTCAACGAGCTGGAAGCGAAGGTCAGTGCGGCCAAGCTCACGTACAACGAGGCGCTCAAGAATCTGGAGCAGATATCCGAGGACATCCatcggcagcggcagcagcgcAACAACCTGCTCAACTACGAGGCCATGCTGCGCCAGGTGGACGCGGTGGACACCTTGACGGCGGGTCTGGAACGGAGCTCTACGCTGCATTCGGGCTCCCCCGTGGACGAGGATGCGGCGCAGCAGGAACGGAAGCAGGaagaggacgaggaggaggaggaggagtacCTGCGCATGCCGGAGCGCCTGGGCCACGAGTGCCCCCATCTGCTGACGGACTTCGAGGCGGTGTTGACCTTCCCGCAGAAGTTGGCCGGCGGCATGCACAAGTCGGCCAGCACCAGTGCGGCGGATGGGGAGGCGGGCCTGGGACCGCTGGGCCTGCACGCCCCCTACGAGGTGAAGTCCTCGGGCAGCGGCTCCCTGGCCTCGGGCTCCGCCTCTGTGTCCACCTCGGCCGGCACCGGTACCGGCgctggtggcggtggcggtggcggtgctCCGGCGGACAACGACATCGAGCAGTGGACGGAGATCCGGCTGTCGCACTCGGACAGCACCAGCTCCAGCTACTCCAATCAGTCGCTGCTGGACCAGCACGGTCTGGAGAGCTCCGGTGGGCAGGGACTGGGCCTGGGAATGGGCCGGAACCATTTGGACGCGGACGCCCAGTCGCAGCACTCCACTTCGTCCTCCGACGAGCCAAAGCGCAAGGTCACCTGCACGACGATATTCCAGGACGACAGCAGTGCGTCGAGCGGAGCCGGCGGTGGCCAGCAGATGAGCCGCAAGCAGAGTCTCAGCCAGTGGCTGTCGCGCTCCAACAGCTTCAAGGGCAGCGGCCGGCGGCAGAGCCTGGACCTGCTGATCGATGCCGGGGACAAGGTGAAGGATGTGTTCAGCTACGGGTTCCAGAAGGTGGGTCGCAGCCTGGAGCGGCGCAACAGCGAATCGGAGATGGGCGGCGACAGTGGAGCCGAGGGTGAGGCGCTACTCAGTGGCAACGCGGACGCATACCAGGCGGTATCCAGCAGcagcggtggcggcggcggatCCTCCAGCGGATGCAGTGGCTCCGGTTCCGGCtctggcggcggtggcggtgcCGGTGACTTTTTCCTCTTCAGCAG ATCTTCAGAGCCAAAAGAGTTACTGTCCGATGAGCAGGTTGAGAATTTACTATTAAATCATACGGTGGACGAGAACGGTGCCATTATAGTGGAAGAACTTAAATCGCCAACAACCACAAGCATGTTCCACacacaccaacaacaacagcagcagcaacaacaacaacaacaacaaaagcaacaacaccaTCAGGCTCTTAATGTGGTAGGAGCCTTGCTGTTTTGA
- the LOC128260484 gene encoding chronophin, protein MAKPQHILQLSEEQRRSFVGSFDRVLSDIDGVLWTLEHDVPRVADGYAALERTGKQLTFVTNNSVRTVEQCVRRFAKIGMQVLPEQIWHPAQSIVNYLRCISFQGLIYIIASQPFKAVLRDAGFQLLDGPNEFIEENYESLAKHIFDRQPVRAVVIDVDFNLSSPKLLRAHLYLRHPECLLIEGATDRLLPVAKGVNIIGPGPFASILVEASGREPITLGKPGRHLGELIVEHYRIEQPGRVLMVGDMLAQDVGFGRQCGFQTLLVLSGGCTREQLLAETDPRHIPDYFADSMADVAQILGEGPRSHV, encoded by the exons ATG GCCAAGCCACAACACATTCTGCAGCTGAGTGAGGAGCAGCGGCGCAGCTTCGTCGGCTCCTTCGACCGGGTGCTCAGCGACATCGATGGCGTCCTGTGGACCTTGGAGCACGATGTGCCGCGGGTGGCCGACGGATACGCTGCCCTCGAGCGGACCGGCAAGCAGCTGACCTTCGTCACCAACAACAGTGTGCGGACGGTGGAGCAGTGTGTGAGGCGCTTCGCCAAGATCGGGATGCAGGTGCTCCCGGAGCAGATCTGGCATCCGGCGCAGTCCATCGTCAACTATCTGCGGTGCATCAGCTTCCAGGGCCTCATCTACATCATCGCCAGCCAGCCGTTCAAGGCGGTGCTCCGCGATGCCGGATTCCAGCTCCTGGACGGG CCCAACGAGTTCATCGAGGAGAACTACGAGAGCCTGGCCAAGCACATCTTCGACCGACAGCCGGTGCGCGCAGTCGTCATCGACGTGGACTTTAACCTGAGCTCCCCGAAGTTGCTGCGCGCCCACCTGTATTTGCGGCACCCGGAGTGCCTGCTGATCGAAGGCGCCACCGATCGCCTGCTGCCGGTGGCCAAGGGCGTGAACATCATCGGGCCGGGACCCTTTGCCTCCATCTTGGTGGAGGCCAGCGGCCGGGAGCCCATCACGCTGGGCAAGCCGGGTCGCCATCTGGGCGAACTGATCGTCGAGCACTACAGGATCGAGCAGCCCGGCCGAGTGCTCATGGTCGGCGATATGCTGGCCCAGGATGTCGGCTTTGGGCGGCAGTGCGGCTTCCAAACGCTGCTCGTCCTCAGCGGCGGCTGCACGCGGGAACAGCTCCTGGCGGAGACGGATCCCCGCCACATTCCGGACTACTTTGCGGACAGCATGGCCGACGTGGCCCAAATCCTGGGCGAAGGGCCCAGATCGCATGTCTAG